A stretch of Methanococcus voltae DNA encodes these proteins:
- a CDS encoding CBS domain-containing protein — MYFNKLSTIERVYNIGLEHDSIEYLFNYINKFIQESESDLIKLYDLKILTKLSVSQIMSSRVVTVNENDSVDFLNSVIRKHKHLGYPVVNSNKELVGIVTFNDLENKGILGKNKIKDIMTKAKDLIIIKCDESALAAQKLMIKHKVGRLIVLDDENNILGIVSKTDILKTNEIYSKKTTKIKDCKHITNLYFYDTDGKKLERLKDNIIILMSARGYIISEKEDYVEVKSRDWDAFAKLVKSNTGELSHISIDTKLLDIMSIKVIKEMMKAIEKEKFEEIVITDHVTMVNEKSAIQRVITDFALFEDSKRTFGTITVRIDL, encoded by the coding sequence ATGTATTTTAATAAGTTATCTACAATAGAACGGGTATATAACATAGGTTTAGAACACGATTCAATAGAATATTTGTTCAACTACATTAACAAGTTTATACAAGAAAGTGAAAGTGATTTAATAAAACTATATGACTTGAAAATACTAACTAAGCTTAGTGTAAGTCAAATAATGTCCTCAAGAGTCGTTACAGTTAATGAAAACGATTCTGTAGACTTTTTAAACAGCGTAATACGGAAACATAAACATTTAGGTTATCCCGTTGTTAATTCTAACAAAGAACTTGTCGGAATTGTCACATTTAATGACTTGGAAAACAAAGGAATACTTGGAAAAAATAAAATAAAAGACATAATGACTAAAGCAAAAGATTTAATAATCATAAAATGCGATGAATCTGCATTGGCTGCTCAAAAGTTAATGATAAAACATAAAGTTGGTAGATTAATCGTATTAGATGATGAAAATAACATATTGGGTATTGTAAGTAAAACGGACATTTTAAAGACTAATGAAATATATAGTAAAAAAACTACAAAAATAAAAGATTGTAAACATATTACAAATCTTTATTTCTACGATACCGATGGCAAAAAGCTTGAAAGACTTAAAGACAATATAATTATACTTATGAGTGCCAGAGGATACATAATTTCTGAAAAAGAGGATTATGTGGAAGTTAAATCAAGAGATTGGGACGCTTTTGCAAAATTAGTTAAAAGTAATACGGGAGAATTATCCCATATATCTATAGACACTAAATTATTAGATATTATGAGTATTAAAGTTATTAAAGAAATGATGAAAGCAATTGAAAAAGAAAAATTTGAAGAAATTGTTATTACTGACCACGTAACTATGGTTAATGAAAAATCAGCTATACAAAGAGTTATTACAGACTTTGCATTGTTTGAAGATAGTAAAAGAACTTTTGGTACGATTACTGTTAGAATTGACTTATAA
- a CDS encoding sodium-dependent transporter: protein MSSREQWGSNLGFIIAAIGSAVGLGNIWRFPYMAYENGGGAFLLPYIIGLFVVGVTVLALEFVIGHSTKGSAPLAWKRISGKFEWLGWLSVFTAFVITTYYMAILGWGVAYLYQLLFIGIPADIGGFFFNNILQISSGPADLGTFPILSLVAVVLAWVVTYVIINSGVKKGLERANKIFMPLLFIMTLMLVIRGFTLPGGIDGILLYITPDFSKITNLKIWVDAFCQIFLSLSLGFGIMIAYSSYLPEKTDLTKSSLIVALSNSFYSLIVGFAVFGTLGYMAFEQGVPITEVVQASITLAFVTFPTAISLMPFGREFGILFFLCFVIAGISSALSLMESVTSAIIDKFQINRKKTSFMVTVLGILGSLIFVTQAGLYWLDLVDNFISNVTLPLVGVLEAIAAIWLFKGEKLVEYMDRLSPIKLGALWKVFAGLITPLALLAFLGFQMYSLITTGYGGYESIFVALGAAVIPAMVLGSIILTSVSWKEKIEDWDSFNYKRFKDVAKEVLKKEEKI, encoded by the coding sequence GTGAGTTCAAGAGAACAATGGGGCTCTAATTTGGGTTTCATAATCGCAGCAATAGGTTCTGCGGTAGGTTTAGGGAATATATGGAGATTCCCATATATGGCTTATGAAAATGGTGGGGGAGCTTTCCTTTTGCCATATATAATCGGTTTATTTGTTGTTGGTGTTACAGTTTTAGCGTTAGAATTTGTTATTGGTCATTCCACAAAAGGTTCCGCACCTCTTGCTTGGAAAAGAATAAGTGGCAAATTTGAATGGTTAGGATGGCTTTCAGTATTTACAGCATTTGTAATTACAACATATTATATGGCAATTCTCGGATGGGGTGTTGCATACCTTTACCAGCTGTTATTTATTGGAATTCCTGCAGATATTGGAGGATTCTTCTTTAACAATATATTACAAATATCAAGTGGACCTGCTGATTTAGGTACGTTCCCGATATTATCATTAGTTGCAGTTGTTCTTGCGTGGGTTGTAACATATGTTATCATTAATTCAGGTGTTAAAAAAGGTTTGGAAAGAGCAAACAAGATATTTATGCCTTTATTATTCATTATGACTCTTATGTTAGTTATAAGAGGATTTACATTACCTGGCGGTATAGATGGTATATTATTATACATAACCCCAGATTTCTCAAAAATAACTAACTTAAAAATATGGGTTGACGCATTCTGTCAAATCTTCTTATCTTTGAGTTTAGGGTTTGGTATTATGATAGCTTACTCAAGTTATTTACCAGAAAAAACAGATTTAACAAAAAGTTCACTTATTGTGGCTCTATCAAACTCATTCTATTCATTAATCGTGGGTTTTGCGGTGTTTGGAACTTTAGGTTATATGGCTTTCGAACAAGGTGTGCCAATTACTGAAGTTGTACAAGCGTCAATTACATTAGCATTCGTCACATTCCCTACGGCAATCTCATTGATGCCATTTGGAAGAGAATTTGGTATATTATTCTTCCTTTGCTTCGTGATTGCAGGTATTTCGTCAGCATTATCATTGATGGAATCAGTTACCTCTGCAATTATTGATAAATTCCAAATTAACAGGAAAAAGACTTCATTTATGGTTACTGTTTTAGGTATCTTAGGAAGTTTAATATTCGTAACTCAGGCAGGATTATACTGGTTAGATTTAGTAGATAACTTCATTTCAAATGTAACCTTGCCATTAGTGGGAGTATTAGAAGCTATTGCAGCAATTTGGTTATTCAAAGGTGAAAAACTTGTTGAATATATGGACAGATTGTCACCTATTAAATTAGGAGCTTTATGGAAAGTATTTGCAGGATTGATAACACCTTTAGCTTTATTAGCGTTCTTAGGGTTCCAAATGTACAGTTTAATCACAACTGGATATGGGGGATACGAAAGTATTTTCGTAGCATTAGGTGCTGCCGTTATTCCAGCTATGGTATTGGGTTCAATCATACTTACATCAGTATCTTGGAAAGAAAAAATCGAAGATTGGGACAGCTTTAACTACAAGAGATTTAAAGACGTTGCAAAAGAAGTATTAAAAAAAGAAGAAAAAATTTAA
- a CDS encoding bifunctional N(6)-L-threonylcarbamoyladenine synthase/serine/threonine protein kinase, translated as MEENKNNRLICLGLEGTAEKTGIGIITDDGEVLFNKTIIYKPPLQGINPREAADHHAETFIKLLKEAFNVIDPKDIDLVSFSQGPGLGPSLRVSATAARALALSLNKPIIGVNHCVGHVEIGKLTTPAKDPLTLYVSGGNTQILAYVGDKYRVIGETHDIAIGNCLDQFARSCGLPHPGGVYIEQMAKKSEAKDENYLKLPYTIKGMDLSLSGLLTAAIKKSKELNKTDKSNETYTLEDVCYSLQETAFAMLTEITERALAHANKSEVMLVGGVAANDRLKEMLQKMCEEQNVEFYVPEKQFCGDNGAMIGWLGILQYKNGKITKMGDTKIMPNYRADMVNVNWIKHDDLSKNRRIIPKNLIGKGAEADIEILDYLGNKSIKKTRIAKTYRVNKLDNLIRQRRTVKEARFLNTVKNLEINTPVIYDVNKDENSIIMEFIEGMSLKDYILKHYAKNCSNNNNNNTKNNLKDLLNKVGESIAKMHNENIIHNDLTTSNFMVDTYNKLYLLDFGLAKYTDVFEDKAIDLIVLKKALVSTHYKEFDEIWNYILEGYKISKEYGKTLKMIDKVEKKGRYL; from the coding sequence ATGGAAGAAAATAAAAATAATCGGTTAATTTGTTTGGGTTTAGAAGGAACTGCTGAAAAAACAGGTATTGGAATAATTACGGACGACGGAGAAGTTTTATTTAACAAAACTATAATATATAAACCTCCTTTACAAGGTATAAATCCCAGGGAAGCTGCCGACCACCACGCAGAAACATTTATAAAGCTTTTAAAAGAGGCATTTAATGTTATTGACCCAAAAGACATTGATTTAGTGTCTTTTTCACAAGGTCCGGGTTTAGGTCCAAGTTTAAGAGTTAGTGCCACAGCAGCGAGAGCTTTGGCTCTTTCATTAAATAAGCCAATAATCGGAGTTAACCACTGTGTGGGGCACGTTGAGATTGGAAAATTAACAACACCCGCAAAAGACCCCTTAACATTATATGTAAGTGGTGGAAATACTCAAATTTTAGCTTACGTAGGTGATAAATACCGTGTAATCGGTGAAACTCACGATATTGCCATAGGAAATTGTTTAGACCAATTCGCAAGAAGTTGCGGTTTGCCTCACCCTGGTGGTGTATACATTGAACAAATGGCGAAAAAATCCGAAGCAAAAGATGAAAATTACTTGAAATTACCTTATACTATAAAAGGTATGGATTTATCCCTTTCTGGACTTTTAACTGCGGCAATTAAGAAATCAAAAGAACTCAATAAAACTGATAAATCTAATGAAACTTACACTTTAGAAGACGTATGTTATTCTTTGCAAGAAACAGCTTTTGCAATGTTAACAGAAATAACAGAGCGTGCTTTGGCACATGCCAATAAATCTGAAGTAATGCTTGTTGGAGGTGTGGCTGCAAATGACCGTTTAAAAGAAATGCTTCAAAAAATGTGTGAAGAGCAAAACGTTGAGTTTTATGTTCCCGAAAAACAGTTTTGTGGCGATAATGGTGCAATGATAGGCTGGTTAGGTATTTTACAATATAAAAATGGAAAAATTACGAAGATGGGCGATACTAAAATTATGCCAAATTATCGTGCTGATATGGTAAATGTAAATTGGATTAAACACGATGATTTATCTAAAAATCGAAGAATAATACCTAAAAATTTAATCGGTAAGGGTGCAGAAGCAGATATCGAAATTTTGGATTATTTAGGTAATAAATCTATTAAAAAAACAAGGATAGCAAAAACTTACCGAGTAAATAAATTGGATAACCTTATACGACAAAGAAGAACTGTAAAAGAAGCAAGATTCTTAAACACCGTTAAAAACTTAGAAATTAACACCCCTGTAATTTATGATGTAAATAAAGATGAAAACAGTATTATTATGGAATTTATAGAAGGTATGTCTTTAAAAGATTATATTTTAAAACATTATGCTAAAAATTGCTCTAATAATAACAATAATAATACTAAAAACAATTTAAAAGATTTATTAAATAAAGTTGGAGAATCTATTGCCAAAATGCACAACGAAAATATAATTCATAACGATTTAACAACCTCTAATTTTATGGTTGATACATATAACAAGTTATACCTGTTAGATTTTGGATTGGCAAAATATACCGATGTTTTTGAGGATAAAGCGATTGATTTAATCGTGTTGAAGAAAGCATTAGTAAGTACCCATTATAAAGAATTTGATGAAATTTGGAATTATATCCTTGAAGGCTACAAAATTTCAAAAGAATATGGCAAAACTTTAAAAATGATTGATAAAGTTGAAAAGAAGGGTAGATATTTATAA
- the cfbD gene encoding Ni-sirohydrochlorin a,c-diamide reductive cyclase catalytic subunit, giving the protein MILHPRPSPIAATMYQLRDMGVDAIIMHGPSGCCFRTARLLEIDGIRVFTTAMNENDFIFGATEKLKSVIDDVIAYLRENDVKESKESKESKDTSKERKLKIGIVGTCASMIIGEDITGLNDEYSDNEIIIPVDIHSGLADNTIGAIRAMESAMDVNLISEEEFNRQVHLLNKATEVEKTKGMAKQKYLQPTYDDDIDEVMREFKEKLINSNKANNKELKSKPVIVCILNAKKETSYLFSHPILEINKAFKNNAKIINIANLDDSLGFEKVRKDAKNVLSEFKENNVKIDYITGGLDEYAITGLKATEILEKLSNSNNIDEIPDIVFVSGVPHALDDKKLKDIKEKNPNVITIGISDGPRLYHPIKDMYDYGIIELDAHAKVLGKKNIVKSRFGELINYTFQNE; this is encoded by the coding sequence ATGATATTACACCCTCGACCTTCACCAATCGCAGCAACAATGTATCAATTAAGAGATATGGGTGTAGATGCAATAATAATGCACGGACCAAGCGGTTGCTGTTTTAGAACTGCGAGACTCTTAGAAATAGATGGTATAAGAGTTTTTACAACGGCTATGAATGAAAATGACTTCATATTTGGCGCAACCGAGAAATTAAAAAGTGTAATTGACGATGTAATAGCTTATTTGCGAGAAAACGATGTAAAAGAATCGAAAGAATCGAAAGAATCGAAAGATACCTCTAAAGAAAGAAAATTAAAAATAGGGATAGTGGGTACTTGTGCGAGTATGATTATAGGCGAAGATATAACTGGTTTAAACGACGAATATAGTGATAATGAGATAATTATCCCTGTTGATATTCATAGTGGACTTGCAGATAATACCATAGGGGCTATTAGGGCAATGGAAAGTGCTATGGATGTAAATTTAATTTCAGAAGAAGAATTCAATAGACAAGTGCATTTATTAAATAAAGCTACAGAAGTGGAAAAAACTAAAGGTATGGCAAAGCAAAAATATTTACAGCCCACTTATGATGATGACATTGACGAAGTAATGCGTGAATTTAAAGAAAAATTAATCAATTCAAACAAGGCTAATAATAAAGAGCTAAAATCAAAACCTGTAATTGTATGTATATTAAACGCAAAAAAAGAGACTTCTTATTTATTTTCCCATCCAATTTTAGAAATAAATAAAGCTTTTAAAAATAATGCAAAAATTATAAATATTGCAAATTTAGACGATAGTTTAGGGTTTGAAAAAGTAAGAAAAGATGCAAAAAATGTTTTATCAGAATTTAAAGAAAATAATGTAAAGATTGATTATATAACTGGTGGTTTAGATGAATATGCAATCACGGGTTTAAAAGCTACTGAAATCTTGGAAAAATTATCTAATTCAAATAATATCGATGAAATTCCTGATATAGTATTTGTTTCAGGCGTTCCACACGCTTTAGATGATAAAAAGCTCAAGGATATCAAAGAAAAGAATCCAAACGTTATTACGATAGGTATCAGTGATGGTCCGAGATTATACCACCCTATAAAAGATATGTACGATTACGGAATTATAGAATTGGATGCACACGCAAAAGTTTTGGGCAAAAAAAATATTGTAAAATCTCGTTTTGGCGAATTAATAAATTATACCTTTCAAAATGAATAA
- a CDS encoding threonine--tRNA ligase, whose translation MKTLMIHSDYLEYEAKQKTKMAEETEKLSGKMDECLTVFMAVERDDESDPKAVVKNVVDEIKKTAENLKVENVVLYPYAHLSSNLGSPDVAKKILKDVEELLAPNYNVLRSPFGWYKAFKISCKGHPLSELSRQISAERNEEAEDKEKSKTTFYLVDKDFNLIEMNEESVKTVEDDGLKALLKHELGIKEHKEDKKSKKKSESEPPHVKYIKEKEICDYEPSSDAGHFRWYPKGKLIRDLLSDYVYDLVVKYGAMPVETPVMYDLGNKAIKEHADKFGERQYRFRQSNKDLMLRFAACFGQFMMKKDMYLLPKHLPLKLYELSTYSFRYEQRGELVGLKRLRAFTMPDMHTVCMDMEQAKQAFEEQFWMGLQTGDDLKTPYSIIFRFTQDFYDEHKDWLYNIITEYRAKYEKDVVLEILPARKHYWIGKVDMAVVDSFGRPIENPTVQIDVESAKRFDITVNDGDKKINPIILHCSPTGSVERVLCGLLEGAYLNTLEEVPPMLPTWLAPIQVRVIPVSDKHQEYALSVAEKLRANGIRADYDDREESIGKKIRNAGKDWSMYVVVIGDEEMEKGNLNVTVRAKSSTKKPVKEVMKLEELISTIKSETEGCPVRPLPLPIKCSVQPIFR comes from the coding sequence ATGAAAACTTTAATGATACACTCTGATTATTTAGAATATGAAGCTAAACAAAAAACCAAAATGGCTGAAGAAACTGAAAAATTAAGCGGAAAAATGGATGAATGTTTAACTGTTTTTATGGCTGTTGAAAGAGATGACGAATCTGACCCTAAAGCAGTTGTTAAAAACGTAGTCGACGAAATAAAAAAGACTGCTGAAAATTTAAAAGTTGAAAATGTTGTTTTATACCCTTATGCCCACCTTTCAAGCAATTTAGGTTCTCCAGATGTTGCTAAAAAGATTTTAAAAGATGTTGAGGAACTTTTAGCACCAAATTACAATGTTTTAAGGTCTCCATTTGGATGGTACAAAGCATTTAAAATTAGCTGTAAAGGACACCCATTAAGTGAACTTTCAAGACAAATCAGTGCAGAAAGAAACGAAGAAGCTGAAGACAAGGAAAAATCAAAAACTACTTTCTATTTAGTAGATAAAGACTTTAATTTAATTGAAATGAACGAAGAAAGCGTTAAAACTGTTGAAGATGATGGTCTAAAAGCACTCTTAAAACACGAATTGGGAATTAAAGAACATAAAGAAGACAAAAAAAGTAAAAAGAAAAGCGAAAGCGAACCTCCACACGTCAAATACATTAAAGAGAAAGAAATTTGTGATTATGAACCAAGTTCAGATGCTGGTCATTTTAGATGGTATCCAAAAGGTAAATTAATCAGAGATTTATTATCGGACTATGTTTACGACTTAGTTGTTAAATATGGGGCTATGCCAGTTGAGACCCCTGTAATGTACGATTTAGGAAACAAAGCAATCAAAGAACACGCTGATAAATTCGGAGAAAGACAATACAGATTTAGACAAAGCAATAAAGACTTAATGTTAAGATTTGCTGCTTGTTTTGGTCAATTTATGATGAAAAAAGATATGTACTTATTACCTAAGCACCTACCTTTGAAATTATACGAATTGTCAACCTATAGTTTCAGATATGAACAAAGAGGGGAATTAGTAGGCTTAAAAAGATTAAGAGCTTTCACTATGCCAGATATGCACACTGTTTGTATGGATATGGAACAGGCAAAACAGGCGTTTGAAGAGCAATTCTGGATGGGATTACAAACTGGTGATGATTTAAAGACACCTTATTCAATTATATTCAGATTTACTCAAGATTTCTACGATGAACATAAAGATTGGTTATACAATATAATCACAGAATATAGGGCTAAATATGAAAAAGACGTGGTTTTAGAAATTTTACCTGCAAGAAAACACTACTGGATAGGTAAAGTTGATATGGCTGTTGTAGATAGCTTCGGAAGACCTATTGAAAACCCAACTGTTCAAATCGATGTGGAAAGTGCAAAAAGATTTGATATCACTGTAAACGACGGCGATAAGAAAATAAACCCGATAATCCTACACTGTTCACCTACTGGTAGCGTTGAGAGAGTTTTATGTGGTTTATTAGAAGGAGCTTACTTGAATACTCTTGAAGAAGTGCCTCCAATGTTGCCTACTTGGTTAGCGCCTATTCAAGTTAGAGTAATACCTGTTTCAGATAAACATCAAGAATATGCACTTTCAGTTGCTGAAAAATTGAGGGCTAATGGAATAAGGGCAGATTACGACGATAGAGAAGAAAGTATCGGTAAAAAAATTAGAAATGCAGGTAAAGACTGGTCTATGTACGTTGTAGTTATCGGTGATGAAGAAATGGAAAAAGGTAATTTAAATGTTACTGTTAGAGCTAAATCATCAACCAAAAAGCCAGTGAAAGAAGTAATGAAGTTGGAAGAATTAATAAGTACTATAAAATCCGAAACAGAAGGTTGCCCGGTTAGACCATTGCCTTTACCAATTAAATGCTCCGTACAACCAATATTTAGATAA
- a CDS encoding CBS domain-containing protein, which yields MEQLNSTIEEIMIKNVISAKTNESVVDAFENMLKNRVSCLPIVNIDNVLMGIITTTDVGYNLIKDVYTLETTLEEVMTKDVISVKPSETIKQALQKMDINGTASEIINQLPVVDDDGKLIGIISDGDIIRYISKLI from the coding sequence ATGGAGCAATTGAATAGCACTATTGAAGAAATAATGATTAAAAATGTAATATCTGCAAAAACTAATGAGTCTGTAGTCGATGCTTTTGAAAATATGCTTAAAAACAGAGTAAGCTGTTTACCTATCGTAAATATCGATAACGTTTTGATGGGCATTATTACAACAACCGATGTAGGATATAACTTAATAAAAGATGTATATACATTAGAAACTACCCTTGAAGAAGTAATGACCAAAGATGTAATATCTGTTAAGCCTTCAGAAACCATAAAACAAGCATTACAAAAAATGGATATAAATGGAACTGCCTCAGAAATCATAAACCAGCTTCCAGTAGTTGACGATGATGGAAAATTAATTGGTATCATTTCTGATGGAGATATAATTAGATATATTTCCAAATTAATTTAA
- a CDS encoding DUF211 domain-containing protein produces the protein MTKLRRVVLDVLKTHEPKLTDLALEICALEGIDGVNITVHEIDKSTESVKITVEGYDLDYDVIKDVIETMNGVIHSIDEVAAGTKIVDEVKTPQDR, from the coding sequence GTGACCAAACTTAGAAGAGTAGTTCTTGACGTGTTAAAAACACACGAACCCAAATTAACGGATTTAGCACTTGAGATTTGTGCTTTGGAAGGTATTGATGGTGTAAACATCACGGTACATGAAATCGACAAATCTACTGAAAGTGTCAAAATCACTGTTGAAGGCTACGATTTAGACTACGACGTTATTAAAGACGTAATTGAAACTATGAACGGAGTTATTCATAGTATCGATGAAGTAGCTGCAGGTACTAAAATTGTAGATGAAGTTAAAACTCCTCAAGACAGATAA
- the hisA gene encoding 1-(5-phosphoribosyl)-5-[(5-phosphoribosylamino)methylideneamino]imidazole-4-carboxamide isomerase: MDIIPAVDMKEGKCVQLIQGDPTKRHVEYDNPDEIAKMWVENGAEMLHLVDLDGAIDGERVNLPMVKKIIQESKVPVQMGGGIRTIEDVEELVNLGINRVIIGTVAVQNPDFVEKLAKKVGSEKIMVALDAKDGKVVIKGWKEKTEYTPVQMGKILEEKGAGSILFTNVDSEGLLNGINITPTKELVDNLNIPIIASGGVTTIDDLIEFKKIGVSGVVVGSALYKNNFKLNDAIITVNNFKL; the protein is encoded by the coding sequence ATGGATATTATACCTGCTGTTGATATGAAAGAAGGCAAATGCGTGCAGTTAATACAGGGAGACCCTACAAAGAGACATGTGGAATATGATAACCCTGACGAAATAGCTAAAATGTGGGTAGAAAATGGTGCAGAGATGTTGCACCTCGTAGATTTAGATGGTGCAATTGACGGAGAACGTGTTAACTTGCCAATGGTTAAAAAAATAATCCAAGAATCAAAAGTACCAGTTCAAATGGGTGGTGGCATACGAACAATTGAAGATGTGGAAGAATTAGTTAATTTAGGTATCAATAGAGTTATTATTGGTACTGTAGCAGTTCAAAATCCTGATTTTGTGGAGAAACTTGCAAAAAAAGTAGGTAGTGAGAAAATAATGGTTGCTTTAGATGCAAAGGATGGTAAAGTAGTTATAAAGGGCTGGAAAGAAAAAACAGAATATACTCCAGTTCAAATGGGTAAAATACTTGAGGAAAAAGGTGCAGGTAGTATATTGTTTACCAATGTCGATTCCGAAGGTCTTTTAAATGGTATAAACATTACTCCTACAAAAGAACTTGTGGATAACCTGAATATTCCAATTATCGCATCAGGTGGGGTTACTACAATTGATGATTTGATTGAATTCAAAAAAATAGGTGTATCTGGTGTCGTAGTCGGTTCAGCACTCTATAAAAATAATTTTAAGTTAAATGATGCTATAATTACAGTAAATAACTTTAAACTTTAA
- a CDS encoding replication factor C small subunit, with translation MQKPWVEKYRPTTLSEIVGQKEIIERLKNYVEKQSMPHLLFSGSPGIGKTTAALCLAKDLYGDDWRENFLELNSSDERGIDVIRTKVKDFARTKPIGDAPFKVIFLDESDALTSDAQNALRRTMEKYSDICRFILSCNYPSKIIPPIQSRCAIFRFSPLKTEDVLDYMNYISENENITIEKSGSDAIIYVSEGDMRKSVNVLQTAAAVSNVIDEDIVYKVSSRARPDEIKKMIDLAINARFMEAREQLYKLMIDWGMGGQDILTQVFREVPYLDIEENEKVSLIEAIAECDFRIVEGGNDRIQLSALLAKLGTL, from the coding sequence ATGCAAAAGCCATGGGTTGAGAAATACAGGCCAACTACACTAAGCGAAATCGTTGGTCAAAAAGAAATAATTGAAAGACTTAAAAATTATGTTGAAAAGCAATCAATGCCACATTTATTATTTAGTGGTTCTCCAGGTATTGGAAAAACAACTGCAGCATTATGCTTGGCGAAAGACCTTTATGGGGATGATTGGAGAGAGAATTTTTTAGAATTGAACAGTTCTGATGAAAGAGGTATCGATGTAATTAGGACGAAAGTAAAGGATTTTGCGAGGACTAAGCCAATAGGGGACGCACCATTTAAGGTTATATTCCTTGATGAGAGTGATGCTTTAACTTCTGATGCTCAAAACGCTTTAAGGCGTACTATGGAAAAATATTCTGATATTTGTAGGTTTATATTAAGTTGTAATTATCCAAGTAAAATTATTCCCCCAATACAGTCCAGATGTGCAATATTTAGATTTTCTCCGTTAAAAACAGAGGATGTTTTAGATTATATGAATTATATCTCAGAAAATGAAAATATAACAATTGAAAAAAGTGGTAGCGATGCAATAATCTACGTTTCTGAAGGGGATATGAGAAAATCCGTAAATGTATTACAAACTGCTGCGGCAGTTTCAAACGTAATTGATGAAGATATTGTTTATAAAGTATCTTCGAGAGCAAGACCTGATGAAATCAAGAAAATGATTGATTTGGCAATCAATGCACGATTTATGGAAGCAAGAGAGCAATTATACAAATTAATGATTGATTGGGGTATGGGTGGACAAGATATACTTACGCAAGTATTTAGGGAAGTTCCATATCTTGATATTGAAGAAAATGAGAAAGTATCTTTAATTGAAGCTATAGCGGAATGTGATTTTAGAATTGTAGAAGGTGGAAACGATAGAATTCAATTATCAGCGTTATTGGCAAAATTAGGTACTTTATAA
- a CDS encoding cobalt-precorrin-8 methylmutase has translation MFMGAITKDGLDIAEKSREIVKSKIKEVLNEKYDEYTKEQMGIIERVVHATADPEYAKLIAFTDDAIKNGVEAIKNGKPIIVDISMVQAGIRYDNIYNYIKNEEAIKLAKKEQITRAEAAMRLLKDKIDGGIVVIGNAPTALIEVVRLTKEENIKPALIVGAPVGFVKAAESKELLRNSENSSISAIGSKGGTPVAVSIANGIIALSRNEKA, from the coding sequence ATGTTTATGGGAGCAATTACAAAAGACGGGTTAGATATCGCTGAGAAATCGAGAGAAATCGTTAAATCAAAAATAAAAGAAGTTTTAAACGAAAAATATGACGAATATACCAAGGAACAAATGGGTATAATTGAGAGGGTTGTGCATGCTACAGCAGACCCAGAATACGCAAAACTAATAGCTTTTACAGATGATGCAATAAAAAACGGCGTAGAAGCTATAAAAAATGGAAAACCGATAATTGTAGATATTTCAATGGTTCAGGCAGGAATTCGATATGATAATATTTACAACTATATTAAAAATGAAGAAGCAATCAAATTGGCAAAGAAAGAACAAATTACCAGAGCAGAAGCTGCAATGAGGCTATTAAAGGATAAAATCGATGGCGGAATTGTTGTAATCGGTAATGCACCAACTGCATTGATAGAAGTTGTTAGATTAACAAAAGAAGAAAATATAAAACCTGCATTAATTGTGGGGGCACCTGTAGGCTTTGTAAAAGCTGCAGAATCAAAAGAATTATTGCGAAACTCGGAAAATAGTTCTATATCAGCAATCGGGTCAAAAGGTGGCACACCGGTAGCTGTTTCAATTGCAAATGGAATAATTGCATTAAGTAGAAATGAAAAAGCATAA